The Alnus glutinosa chromosome 7, dhAlnGlut1.1, whole genome shotgun sequence genome includes a region encoding these proteins:
- the LOC133872942 gene encoding uncharacterized protein LOC133872942 isoform X2: MDNSHDQPLPPGVHSLPNYSCSPASSVPSTPCPPQHCDNTVTPQYQSNYPGNCFFPLPSNSTFTPTQSSYTLSSPLNQYNVSPNAPHSSGQIPRNSQNGYASQSSLVQQGADLIEQQPQDQNKIGEKIPQHKDNIMTQEVGHVLGNDNASTSYSRSHVENSNDFETAAQDAVLREQEIATQNVIQNQREARGAGGTSKDGKDIFSERRDHNALKEHLLKMTSQHRAEMALKRGKPSLPEEGNMEIGNGYGVPGGGAYYGAPNPNIDTPTDSKELPEYLKQKLKARGILKDDTEKGSLKLETTTTQLVDNGKLHPGWVEARDPASGASYYYNNYTGKSQWVRPVETSITQNPSLSSFAEGWIEAFDETTGHKYYYNTKTHVSQWGHPDSSLQVASQHCDRMVPTSSADANWDDQPPEQKKCMGCGGSGVGPVQMSGCCIHCTGNAADLDQNDQSSELKKCMGCGGWGVGLVQMWGYCKHCTRLNLPQCQYLSTSSGNQHQTNNSGSTKEDSDKKASIQRSNWRPPMRKGSRGGSKKRAYTEDDELDPMDPSSYSDAPRGGWVVGLKGVQPRAADTTATGPLFQQRPYPSPGAVLRKNAEIASLTKKSSSHFAPISKKGDGSDGLGDAD, translated from the exons atggataattCCCACGATCAGCCACTGCCTCCTGGCGTCCATTCTTTGCCAAACTATTCATGTAGCCCAGCTTCTTCAGTGCCATCAACCCCATGCCCTCCCCAACATTGTGATAACACTGTGACACCTCAGTATCAATCTAACTACCCAGGAAATTGCTTCTTTCCCCTTCCTTCTAATTCAACCTTCACTCCTACTCAAAGCTCATATACACTTAGTAGTCCATTGAATCAGTATAATGTTTCTCCAAATGCTCCTCATTCATCAGGCCAAATCCCCAGAAACTCTCAGAATGGCTATGCTTCTCAATCGAGTTTAGTCCAACAAGGTGCTGATCTCATTGAGCAGCAACCACAAGACCAAAACAAAATAGGTGAGAAAATTCCTCAGCATAAGGATAATATAATGACTCAAGAAGTGGGCCATGTTCTTGGAAATGATAATGCATCTACCAGCTACTCCAGATCACATGTTGAAAATTCCAATGACTTTGAAACTGCTGCTCAGGATGCTGTGTTGCGTGAACAG GAAATCGCCACCCAAAATGTCATACAAAATCAAAG AGAGGCAAGAGGCGCTGGTGGAACTTCTAAGGATGGTAAAGACATTTTCTCAGAACGTCGTGACCACAATGCTCTAAAG GAACATCTGCTGAAGATGACTTCGCAACATCGTGCTGAAATGGCTTTAAAGCGGGGGAAGCCTAGCCTTCCTGAAGAAG GTAACATGGAAATTGGAAATGGTTATGGTGTACCAGGTGGAGGTGCTTATTATGGTGCTCCTAACCCTAATATTGATACCCCCACTGACTCAAAAGAATTGCCTGAGTACCTTAAGCAGAAGTTGAAAGCAAGGGGTATTCTTAAAGATGATACAGAAAAAGGCTCGCTT AAGTTGGAGACTACTACAACTCAACTTGTGGATAATGGAAAGTTACATCCCGGATGG GTAGAGGCGAGAGACCCCGCTAGCGGTGCTTCATATTATTACAATAACTACACTGGGAAGAGTCAGTGGGTAAGGCCTGTTGAAACGTCTATCACACAGAATCCGTCGCTTTCATCTTTTGCAGAGGGTTGGATAGAGGCTTTTGATGAAACAACAG GTCATAAATATTATTACAATACAAAGACCCATGTATCACAATGGGGGCATCCTGATTCTTCACTGCAGGTCGCTTCACAACATTGTGACAGGATGGTTCCCACAAGTTCAGCTGATGCAAATTGGGATGATCAACCACCCGAACAAAAGAAATGCATGGGATGTGGTGGCTCAGGAGTAGGCCCTGTCCAGATGTCAGGTTGCTGCATTCATTGCACAGG AAATGCAGCTGATTTGGATCAGAATGACCAATCATCTGAGCTAAAGAAGTGCATGGGGTGTGGTGGTTGGGGTGTAGGCCTTGTGCAGATGTGGGGTTACTGCAAACATTGCACACG TCTCAATCTTCCACAATGCCAGTACTTGTCTACCAGTTCGGGTAACCAACATCAGACCAACAATTCTGGAAGCACCAAAGAAGATTCTGACAAAAAGGCTTCTATACAGAG GTCCAATTGGAGACCTCCAATGAGGAAAGGAAGTAGAGGAGGAAGCAAGAAACGTGCTTATACTGAGGATGATGAGTTGGATCCTATGGACCCAAGTTCTTATTCTGATGCTCCTCGTGGTGGCTG GGTTGTGGGCCTAAAAGGAGTGCAGCCTCGAGCAGCTGATACCACTGCCACG GGTCCTCTCTTTCAACAGCGTCCATACCCATCACCAGGAGCAGTCTTGCGAAAAAATGCCGAAATTGCTTCACTAACAAAGAAATCCAGTTCTCATTTTGCACCTATATCCAAGAAAGGGGACGGTAGTGATGGACTTGGTGATGCTGATTGA
- the LOC133872942 gene encoding uncharacterized protein LOC133872942 isoform X1, with product MDNSHDQPLPPGVHSLPNYSCSPASSVPSTPCPPQHCDNTVTPQYQSNYPGNCFFPLPSNSTFTPTQSSYTLSSPLNQYNVSPNAPHSSGQIPRNSQNGYASQSSLVQQGADLIEQQPQDQNKIGEKIPQHKDNIMTQEVGHVLGNDNASTSYSRSHVENSNDFETAAQDAVLREQEIATQNVIQNQREARGAGGTSKDGKDIFSERRDHNALKEHLLKMTSQHRAEMALKRGKPSLPEEGNMEIGNGYGVPGGGAYYGAPNPNIDTPTDSKELPEYLKQKLKARGILKDDTEKGSLKLETTTTQLVDNGKLHPGWVEARDPASGASYYYNNYTGKSQWVRPVETSITQNPSLSSFAEGWIEAFDETTGHKYYYNTKTHVSQWGHPDSSLQVASQHCDRMVPTSSADANWDDQPPEQKKCMGCGGSGVGPVQMSGCCIHCTGNAADLDQNDQSSELKKCMGCGGWGVGLVQMWGYCKHCTRSLNLPQCQYLSTSSGNQHQTNNSGSTKEDSDKKASIQRSNWRPPMRKGSRGGSKKRAYTEDDELDPMDPSSYSDAPRGGWVVGLKGVQPRAADTTATGPLFQQRPYPSPGAVLRKNAEIASLTKKSSSHFAPISKKGDGSDGLGDAD from the exons atggataattCCCACGATCAGCCACTGCCTCCTGGCGTCCATTCTTTGCCAAACTATTCATGTAGCCCAGCTTCTTCAGTGCCATCAACCCCATGCCCTCCCCAACATTGTGATAACACTGTGACACCTCAGTATCAATCTAACTACCCAGGAAATTGCTTCTTTCCCCTTCCTTCTAATTCAACCTTCACTCCTACTCAAAGCTCATATACACTTAGTAGTCCATTGAATCAGTATAATGTTTCTCCAAATGCTCCTCATTCATCAGGCCAAATCCCCAGAAACTCTCAGAATGGCTATGCTTCTCAATCGAGTTTAGTCCAACAAGGTGCTGATCTCATTGAGCAGCAACCACAAGACCAAAACAAAATAGGTGAGAAAATTCCTCAGCATAAGGATAATATAATGACTCAAGAAGTGGGCCATGTTCTTGGAAATGATAATGCATCTACCAGCTACTCCAGATCACATGTTGAAAATTCCAATGACTTTGAAACTGCTGCTCAGGATGCTGTGTTGCGTGAACAG GAAATCGCCACCCAAAATGTCATACAAAATCAAAG AGAGGCAAGAGGCGCTGGTGGAACTTCTAAGGATGGTAAAGACATTTTCTCAGAACGTCGTGACCACAATGCTCTAAAG GAACATCTGCTGAAGATGACTTCGCAACATCGTGCTGAAATGGCTTTAAAGCGGGGGAAGCCTAGCCTTCCTGAAGAAG GTAACATGGAAATTGGAAATGGTTATGGTGTACCAGGTGGAGGTGCTTATTATGGTGCTCCTAACCCTAATATTGATACCCCCACTGACTCAAAAGAATTGCCTGAGTACCTTAAGCAGAAGTTGAAAGCAAGGGGTATTCTTAAAGATGATACAGAAAAAGGCTCGCTT AAGTTGGAGACTACTACAACTCAACTTGTGGATAATGGAAAGTTACATCCCGGATGG GTAGAGGCGAGAGACCCCGCTAGCGGTGCTTCATATTATTACAATAACTACACTGGGAAGAGTCAGTGGGTAAGGCCTGTTGAAACGTCTATCACACAGAATCCGTCGCTTTCATCTTTTGCAGAGGGTTGGATAGAGGCTTTTGATGAAACAACAG GTCATAAATATTATTACAATACAAAGACCCATGTATCACAATGGGGGCATCCTGATTCTTCACTGCAGGTCGCTTCACAACATTGTGACAGGATGGTTCCCACAAGTTCAGCTGATGCAAATTGGGATGATCAACCACCCGAACAAAAGAAATGCATGGGATGTGGTGGCTCAGGAGTAGGCCCTGTCCAGATGTCAGGTTGCTGCATTCATTGCACAGG AAATGCAGCTGATTTGGATCAGAATGACCAATCATCTGAGCTAAAGAAGTGCATGGGGTGTGGTGGTTGGGGTGTAGGCCTTGTGCAGATGTGGGGTTACTGCAAACATTGCACACG CAGTCTCAATCTTCCACAATGCCAGTACTTGTCTACCAGTTCGGGTAACCAACATCAGACCAACAATTCTGGAAGCACCAAAGAAGATTCTGACAAAAAGGCTTCTATACAGAG GTCCAATTGGAGACCTCCAATGAGGAAAGGAAGTAGAGGAGGAAGCAAGAAACGTGCTTATACTGAGGATGATGAGTTGGATCCTATGGACCCAAGTTCTTATTCTGATGCTCCTCGTGGTGGCTG GGTTGTGGGCCTAAAAGGAGTGCAGCCTCGAGCAGCTGATACCACTGCCACG GGTCCTCTCTTTCAACAGCGTCCATACCCATCACCAGGAGCAGTCTTGCGAAAAAATGCCGAAATTGCTTCACTAACAAAGAAATCCAGTTCTCATTTTGCACCTATATCCAAGAAAGGGGACGGTAGTGATGGACTTGGTGATGCTGATTGA